One segment of Penaeus vannamei isolate JL-2024 chromosome 3, ASM4276789v1, whole genome shotgun sequence DNA contains the following:
- the Nadk2 gene encoding NAD kinase 2, mitochondrial yields the protein MNLLKNIVNLRGWKPRGTGCLYSSQRSMSASEPAHLEPANFRPQKVLILTKLSRYEFEKRRHPELTERQLERCLRNRGSDYNMLLYHHYIHKGVENTVNSVFRAAGIETKVVYRFDYSDPNIEWADAIVTTGGDGTFLLAASGVLERNKPLIGFNSDPMRSKGQLCLPQKYSVDVKEAIDKLLKGKFRWTFRSRIRVTLIGENIFRPPVELHDQQLLHPEYRYLDMDLQLRTLKENTPSTDESGLPRRVLPVLALNEVFIGECVSARVSYLELSFDRNKGIKQKCSGLIASTGTGSTSWTYNVNKLTEQNMEEILTIVKEETGFGIRDTDPLFVRKITNKFNEMLITNPEEPRMVYTIRDQLVSSPMRSECVKPRGFARSIGVKSRCFDASLVIDGGLSFPFNDGTRALLEIHDVDALRTVTLHEDPTEVSFKH from the exons ATGAACTTGTTGAAAAATATAGTTAATCTAAGGGGGTGGAAGCCCAGAGGAACAG GGTGTTTGTATAGCAGCCAGAGATCTATGAGTGCTTCAGAACCAGCACATCTGGAGCCAGCCAATTTCAGGCCACAGAAAGTACTGATTCTCACCAAATTGTCAAGATATGAGTTTGAGAAGCGTCGACACCCAGAGCTGACCGAGAGACAACTGGAGAGGTGCCTTAGAAACAGAGGATCAGACTACAATATGTTACTCTACCACCACTACATCCACAAG GGTGTTGAAAATACAGTAAACAGTGTATTCAGAGCAGCTGGTATTGAGACCAAAGTGGTTTATCGCTTTGACTACTCAGACCCCAACATCGAATGGGCAGATGCCATAGTGACCACAGGAGGCGATGGAACCTTCCTTCTTGCAGCATCTGGTGTACTAGAGAGAAACAAACCTCTAATAGGGTTCAATTCCGATCCCATGAGATCAAAAGGACAGCTATGTCTCCCTCAGAAGTACTCAGTAGATGTGAAGGAGGCAATTGATAAACTTTTAAAG GGAAAATTTCGCTGGACCTTCAGAAGCAGAATTCGTGTCACACTTATAGGGGAAAACATCTTTAGACCACCAGTGGAACTGCATGACCAGCAGTTGTTACATCCTGAGTACAG ATACCTAGACATGGACTTGCAGTTACGTACGCTGAAGGAAAATACACCATCAACAGATGAGTCTGGATTACCTAGACGAGTACTGCCCGTCCTTGCCCTCAATGAG GTTTTCATTGGCGAATGTGTGTCAGCCAGAGTGTCGTATTTGGAGTTGAGTTTTGATCGTAACAAGGGGATCAAACAGAAGTGTTCAGGACTCATCGCCAGCACAG GGACGGGCTCAACCTCATGGACTTATAATGTGAACAAGTTAACAGAACAAAATATGGAAGAAATCCTGACTATTGTGAAGGAGGAGACAGGCTTTGGCATCCGCGATACAGATCCTTTATTTGTACGCAAGATTACTAATAAGTTTAATGAGATGCTAATCACAAATCCTG AGGAGCCACGTATGGTGTACACTATTAGGGATCAGCTGGTCTCGTCGCCCATGAGAAGTGAATGTGTCAAGCCTAGGGGATTTGCTAGGTCAATAGGTGTAAAGTCTCGTTGCTTTGATGCTTCTTTGGTGATTGATGGGGGTCTATCCTTCCCCTTCAATGATGGGACGCGAGCCCTTCTGGAGATTCATGATGTGGACGCTCTCCGGACAGTGACCCTGCATGAGGATCCAACAGAAGTTTCTTTCAAGCACTGA
- the LOC113810745 gene encoding uncharacterized protein, whose protein sequence is MDAHHQGPVDTKCVGSPDAADSVLLDTKPHGLANATPPALLEAKTESQMDFQSPGFMDAKLPSSPGVLAPYDPASLRLDLGTTTAWRSLKRDRHEEDAPGAVSFRENNDLFRNLDFMRNSDPHPRLDVGRGEVGPHEAMPGLDYAPCHGSSSASPAFRVPHVTPPDFGMPLATPQKKTRLAFAHDCFPPRFTSRLWPHAPFQARVGASHDLHCYRRMGVATTDLPLAAPSPLMPLPHQHQLLRPQPLTPLPPPALPSAMDWDPVNLPYLAYSLLQSRGYTTTVPSATSFTLGRVAAFLHPSVP, encoded by the coding sequence ATGGACGCACACCACCAGGGCCCCGTGGACACCAAATGTGTAGGGTCACCGGACGCGGCCGACTCGGTGCTCCTGGACACTAAGCCGCATGGCCTGGCGAATGccactccccccgccctcctgGAGGCAAAGACGGAGAGTCAGATGGACTTTCAGAGTCCAGGATTCATGGACGCAAAGCTCCCGAGCTCTCCTGGCGTTCTGGCGCCCTACGACCCTGCCTCCCTGAGATTAGACCTAGGGACCACCACGGCCTGGAGGAGCCTCAAGAGAGACAGGCACGAGGAGGACGCCCCGGGAGCCGTCTCCTTCCGAGAGAACAACGACCTCTTCAGGAATCTCGACTTCATGAGGAACAGCGACCCACACCCTCGGCTGGACGTCGGGCGGGGCGAAGTGGGCCCTCACGAAGCCATGCCCGGACTGGACTACGCGCCTTGCCACGGGTCGTCCTCCGCGTCGCCGGCCTTCAGGGTCCCCCACGTCACGCCTCCGGACTTCGGGATGCCGCTGGCGACGCCGCAGAAGAAGACCCGACTGGCCTTCGCGCACGACTGCTTTCCTCCTCGCTTCACCTCCAGGCTGTGGCCTCACGCGCCCTTCCAGGCGAGGGTCGGGGCCTCGCACGACCTCCACTGCTATCGGAGAATGGGCGTCGCCACGACTGACCTCCCGTTGGCAGCGCCGTCGCCGCTCATGCCCCTTCCGCACCAGCACCAGCTCCTCCGCCCACAGCCCCTCACGCCCCTGCCGCCCCCTGCCCTGCCCTCCGCCATGGACTGGGATCCTGTCAACCTGCCCTACCTGGCTTACTCCCTCCTGCAGAGCCGCGGTTACACCACAACCGTGCCCTCGGCTACCTCTTTCACGCTGGGTCGTGTCGCGGCCTTTCTGCACCCGTCTGTACCCTAG